From the genome of Miscanthus floridulus cultivar M001 chromosome 10, ASM1932011v1, whole genome shotgun sequence, one region includes:
- the LOC136490109 gene encoding uncharacterized protein: protein MEGAAQDWYYRLEQNHGAPTWPEFVDKVQRAFRTPARSNPLGAIMKLHRTRTVEEYKAQFLPMLARCRPLQEQDQINIFTASLRNPLQTDVELQHPATLDDAMGLARAMDLDDDVDLSSSHTSPPIRSQPPPATFVPHTPPPATKIAPPTPPAPTKAAPPAGACFKRLTAQEMAQRRADGLCFNCPEKFTQDHNCTKKGLYLIELDDDARARRRCGKRASLRCQPRDLHPCPHGHQDGQHHAPGRLRRRLFIIIR from the exons ATGGAAGGTGCTGCCCAGGACTGGTACTACCGCCTGGAGCAGAACCACGGCGCTCCAACGTGGCCGGAATTCGTCGACAAGGTGCAACGGGCATTCAGGACGCCGGCGCGCAGCAACCCGCTCGGCGCCATCATGAAGCTCCACCGCACCAGGACGGTCGAGGAGTACAAGGCACAGTTCCTGCCCATGCTCGCACGCTGCCGGCCACTCCAGGAGCAGGACCAAATCAACATATTCACCGCCAGCCTCCGCAATCCACTGCAAACGGATGTCGAGCTCCAACACCCTGCTACCCTCGACGATGCCATGGGCCTTGCACGGGCCATGGACCTGGATGACGACGTGGACCTTTCGTCGTCCCACACCAGCCCGCCGATCCGGTCGCAGCCGCCGCCAGCGACGTTCGTGCCCCACACGCCGCCCCCAGCCACCAAGATCGCGCCTCCGACCCCACCAGCCCCAACCAAGGCTGCTCCCCCAGCAGGCGCGTGCTTCAAGCGGCTAACAGCGCAGGAGATGGCGCAACGCCGTGCGGACGGCCTCTGCTTCAACTGCCCTGAGAAGTTCACACAGGACCACAACTGCACGAAGAAGGGCCTCTACCTGATTGAGCTCGATGATGACGCGCGCGCTCGACGACGCTGTGGCAAACGAGCCAGCCTCCGATGCCAACCTCGCGATCTCCATCCATGCCCTCACGGGCATCAAGACGGCCAACACCATGCACCTGGCCGCCTCCGTCGCAG GTTGTTTATCATCATCCGATGA
- the LOC136485997 gene encoding uncharacterized protein, with translation MDKARRRHVPAFGEWNYYSSSTSSPEEPAPPRSGAAAAESWWWYAPEPEACSDAWFRYSPPPPAPKKARRPETAGGGVVVAGAAEHKRAVAAARTPAKGACRRVVVRPVDEDLYRVPPPDDDTTVSRLPRRRKSAERRSLWMGCLGLNCVA, from the exons ATGGACAAGGCGAGGCGGCGGCACGTGCCGGCGTTCGGGGAGTGGAACTACTACTCCTCCTCGACGTCATCCCCAGAAGAGCCGGCGCCGCCGCGCTCGGGCGCCGCGGCGGCCGAGTCCTGGTGGTGGTACGCGCCGGAGCCGGAGGCCTGCAGCGACGCCTGGTTCAGGTACTCCCCGCCCCCGCCGGCGCCTAAGAAGGCGCGGAGGCCGGAGACCGCGGGCGGCGGAGTCGTCGTCGCTGGAGCTGCGGAGCACAAGAGGGCGGTGGCGGCAGCGCGCACGCCGGCTAAGGGCGCCTGCCGCAGGGTGGTCGTGAGGCCCGTCGACGAGGACCTGTACCGGGTGCCACCGCCGGACGACGATACCACTGTCTCCCGCCTCCCTAGGCGCCGG AAGAGTGCGGAGAGGAGGAGCTTGTGGATGGGTTGCTTGGGCCTCAACTGCGTCGCCTGA